Within Salmo trutta unplaced genomic scaffold, fSalTru1.1, whole genome shotgun sequence, the genomic segment tccctactacatcacacagttcaggctggatctgatttatctctagagaaactacaactccctactacatcacacagttcagtctgggtctgatttatctctagagaaactacaactccctactacatcacacagttcaggctggatctgatttatctctagagaaactacaactccctactacatcacacagttcaggctggatctgatttattgCCGGAGTAGCTCTAGACACACCCATCCGACAGACGTATAGGTGtgcaaccacacaccctctgggcAGACAGGCCAAAGGCGCTTGGCCCAATTCAGGGAACCGTTGATCTACTTCAGAGGAACTGTGTCTAGAgtgatttcctgttgttttgacaCCTCACTGGAAAACTAGAATAACTAGCTGTTGCTACAGAACAAGACGACCAATTCACAGTTAGTCTGTGTCTCGTtctccacacacgtacacataccaaGATCACGTGTTTTCTATATGCACAAGATAGTTTGACTATATAAGGCTTCTGAACTCCTTGTGTCATCGAGCTCTCGGCCTTCCACCTCAGAGTGTAGGGCTGACCAGCTACATTATTGCAATTCTTATCAAATaattgattgtttgaagaaatgacaaagtctctccttattggttagaatttccaccacaatgTGCAGTAGGCTTTTTCAATTCCAACAATTTTAGACCAGACTCATAGTAcagaatgaatgactgactgcccagttcaacatcagttcaccttctcacctcatactgtattggagcagcagcagctgactgcccggttcaacatcagttcatcgtctcacctcatactgtattggagcagcagcagctgactgcccggttcaacatcagttcaccgtctcacctcatactgtattggagcagcagcagctgactgcccggttcaacatcagttcaccgtctcacctcatactgtattggagcagcagcagctgactgcccggttcaacatcagttcaccgtctcacctcatactgtattggagcagcagcagctgactgcccggttcaacatcagttcaccgtctcacctcatactgtattggagcagcagcagctgactgcccggttcaacatcagttcaccgtctcacctcatactgtattggagcagcagcagctgacttgatcgttgatgctaatcatcatgtttgaatctgagagtaaattgagccgactacactctaaaaatgaagggttcaactggagttgttctcagatcccctaagaaccgtagggttcttggtcaatgaaaaacagccccaaaaggttcttcaaagaacttgttagaaggtgggttcatcgaggaacctccgttgtggctggacttcttccgggaacttcgcaattacaactgaaaacgatggtgacaagtttggatgcgacaacagttaaaaaggttaagttgggttgatgtttggctgtgaatatgtctcgaaatcatttattataataatataacatactaataatgaataacgaagacaatgatggttttctgtgaatatcttccataacgttactatagctaattaacgtaaatattagaaagccgggtttgaccgtcggcgttgtatgagctacagtacagtaccgttagctagctagctaatgttatgtccTAAcaaggcacaactaggtttggattatttcctcaactatattctttcccatatattgtatatcgtttccatgaagacaacatggctttacactcattaatgtaagtttccaatctagagcagttctcacttttgtgataatgaactggctaacgttagcttcgttagcttcgttaactaactaactaactaactaactaactaactaaggacggtgacctgtccagacgagatgttacaacgaactgaatcgtcaatggaggtcttcctctttatatagcctgctacagcatgcaatactattaactcacaagggggcataacgttacatggacaatattatcccattttggaaacgttacatgtacaatactaccccattttggaaacgttacatgtacaatactatcccattttggaaacgttacatgtacaatactatccaattttggaaacgttacatgtccgcccccttgtggagggaaattaatatcttagatggtagctgttGATGGGATTCAAATGGATAATGGTACtaatacagtgtctagactacctcttttgtataaatgcccttcagaatcccaacacagtattgccacgcagcaaaatgttgcatataatctttcaagtcagcctgaGAAATTATTGAACAATTTAtgtacaaagatatcttgaaatgtgattaggcctgtatggcagtactgttactgtatggcagtactgtattggctagtgctttctccaatgtgttcttctattttacattgtatgtcgatgccatttatctttcaaGATTtacttaatatatatatatattaatgcttgtaagactattctttgacacattttctcttcctttgaaattcttataggacagaacatggacacaatgcaattgggatcaagaagaaggtacagatatgttgtaggacagctgcatttgaagtgtacattttacatacatagcagtcaatacaaactgaaatctattagcatacaaatgtgtgcaaattatcttgtcagaaatgaatcaagtccatggaatggatatagacaaaaagataattcaaggactatcagaggtagagaggcgaggcaggggtgaggacatcatcctgctattttgacagtccctgaaggccaatacagaagagggatttgctcttattccttcccttttctctaatgtattttgtattaaaattagcaagtgtagtaatatcattgctttactttactaggactggagaccacagcagcgattctgctcttgcccaacctcttcaatgaggacccgagtggcctttatgtccgtgacaaggtatgtctatgcaccaatcatctgtttcttcataaacataggtgtgcatgtttatataaaactacagctgaacatttgttatgttctttgttaattgtatgtgtattaatattttcttacttttgttgacacagatttcaccgctcttcactcctttactgcacatcggtggaaatccatttcaccatgagagtgaaatcccactggcctttgatggggagaacatccaggccctcgaggacgtccccatgggacttggggctctgctacgactggatttttattttcccttcaatttcccaaaaatgtcagaaaaacagttatgttgttaagttactgtgttctggggataagagaagttggggtgaagttaccagggccggtcataaagatggaaaacttcctaacataactaagtggatatgATATACAGactaaagctgaaaaatctgtatttagcatcaagtctacaatattgttcgtttacctatgattcatttttaatgttgtttctattgtacatcattattttatttgttttaaatgtcatgaaaagcactatacaaagtaaatgtattatttattatggtatgacatgtctgcagaaatgttgcaattttgtaatgtgttttgtttgttaaattgttttgtaaatattcattcacatttgtggtgccacaaaataaataatgaattatttaaatcaatattgtcaatattattgttattaaaatatgtttttataatggagggagggtggaaaGGAAGTTTAAAGGTTCTTCTTTGaaggttcttcaaataacttttaggggttcccccacagtttcaatttgaagaacccctaaaggatactccaggaacctttactttttagagtgtatattgtTAAAAGTCACCTTggccgagagacatttacatagttatacacagcccaatTTGGGATGACTATTTTAGGGTGAAATAGtggccacaacagacagacctgatatcgCCCATAATTCAACGTCCTTGGACGTCACGTGCTGACTGGGGatgaccaaagttattctatttagctacactttgtagtacatttttacactataataaatgtttctgatgccacatcacccgttttcaaagggagtcgttggtttgtaggggcagtcgctttttagctttttgtctgaaagtattttctcaactgcgataccaactccagtcagcagatggcgatgtgcgtctttcaggtgattctgccactgttttttatttatttatttatttcacctttatttaaccaggtaggcaagttgagaacaagttctcatttacaattgcgacctggccaagataaagcaaagcagttcgacaagatacaaaaacacagagttacacatggagtaaaacaacatacaatcaatgatgcagtagaaaaaaataagactatatacaatgtgagcaaatgatgtgagataatggaggaaaaggcaaaaaaatgccatggtggcaaagtaaataaagtatggcaagaaaaacactggaatggtagatttgtagtttgaagaaagttaaaagttaaaatataaataatatggtgcaaaggagcaaaataaataaaggctattttgtaaatgacatcgccgaagtagaggattggtaggatggtcagttttacgagggtatgtttggcagcatgagtgaaggatgctttgttgcgaaataggaagccaattctagatttcactttggattggagatgattgatgtgagtcaggaaggagagtttacagtctaaccagacacctaggtatttgtagttgtccacaaattctaagttagaaccgtccagagaagttatgctggatgggcgggcaggtgcaggcagcgatcggttgaagagcatgcatttagttttacttgtgtttaggagcagttggagaccacggaaggagagttgaatggcattgaagctcgtctggagggttgttaacacagtgtccaaagaagggccagaagtatacagaatggtgtcgtctgcgtagaggtggatcagagattcaccagcagcaagagcgacatcatttatgtatacagagaaaagagttggcccaagaattgaaccctgtggtacccccatagagactgccagaggtccagacagtaggccctccgatttgacacactgaactctgtcagagaagtagttggtgaaccaggcgacgcaatcgtttgagaaaccaaggctactaagtctgccgatgaggatgtggtgattaacagagtcaaaagctttggccaggtcaatgaatacggcagcacagtaatgtttcttattgatggcggttacgatgtcgtttaggaccttgagcgtggctgaggtgcacccatgaccagctctgaaaccagattgcatagcggagagggtgcggtgggattcaaaatagtcggtaatctgtttgttgacttggctttcgaagaccttagaaaggcagggtaggatggatataggtctgtagcaatttgggtcaagagtgtcacctcctttgaagagggggatgacagcagctgctttccaatcactgtgacgtataatctagtggacgagacgcttcttcaacatcaacagctagtcagccaccttggttcactctaactttatggaaaaaggtttattcaataaatctagcaactcctctcatactgggaagaacccccccagcccttaagggcagttttatttcaatTGTAGTACCTGGACGTTTTATAGTTTCATCCTTAGGGTAATTtacagtttaataatgcttaaacctcatctttatcaaatgatccattaaagataccaactcaaaacctacgttcgtctacatatgggttgtttaaattgtatctaattatattcacagtattactttatcaaatctctactaatcgattatacacacatacaattcatcatattttcatatattcacagaatccatagaaaacgtaagaaattctcaggtagtcacgacaaccattccatttgctttttcaaggactctccatagctacgaagcagctctccatactcccagcagaacaaaaaaataaacttttgtttcccggacaatgaccatgggatcatCAACGGTTCTCTAACTTCCCTGAGatcacggcaaaatcaagcctcccaggaactatagaccttctgctgctttctaaaatatcatcccacttattatccacatttcaatcatctgattaagcaaatttctatgttactatccagacaacagattaagactcatttccacagttacacaactctcatatcacagtcacacaactctcatatcacagtcacaactctcatatcacagtcacacaactctcatatcacagtcacacaactctcatatcacagtcacacaactctcatatcacagtcacactaCTCCCATATCACAGCcacacaatgctattctcaaacatacctaatcaattagttgtttttcaacaatattttaacctgcaggaatattttcacatttctatctcatggttagttcctagaATAATGCaacacatacatttacatcttccaatacttctaaaatgggatccaggtttaaaataattacaggtttaaaacaattacaggtgcaccttattatcttatactatatcataaatggtcttaactagtaaacacagattctagttttcatccagttcacacagatagctgactcagcctcagattctactgactgggccctgtttacacctccacacaggaatacacactcagagcctcctgactgggccctgtttacacacttCAGAAACAGAGCAGATGAACCCACCTTTAATCTGAGTGGATACCACAACTCAAacctagttttttttttaaagaatgaggTGAGCAAAACATGCAAGTGCAGGCtcagagtgtgtattcctgtgtgtgtgtgtgggggggggggggggggggggggggcaccttggaggtgtaaacagggcccagtcagtaggcttagtgtgtattcctgtgtggagggtGGTCTCCCtcagatcccaagttagagggatccctcgtgcaccatttacccaggtcatcaggagtcaggtcatttacccaggtcatcaggagtcaggtcatttacccaggtcatcaggagtcaggtcatttacccaggtcatcaggattcaggtcatttacccaggtcgtcaggtcatttacccaggtcgtcaggagccaggtcatttacccaggtcatcaggagccaggtcatttacccaggtcatcaggagccaggtcatttacccaggtcgtcaggtcatttacccaggtcatcaggagccaggtcatttacccaggtcaccaggagcggtcaccaagtgaagattcacatccccatcgccaaatgtggtggttaatttcttcaatatcaattgaggagacaaacttatcacacaagtcagagttattcttaaactaaatctttattcacttataagggagcaggtcaatacaacgtacacatataaagtgaatcaattgagtgccctacaataatgatggctggtggacccacggaacaaaagtacaaaggtcttttatagccctttcaacctacatgacgaacaacagatgtatagaacgggtcacaaggttaagagttgtatgaaagatacttataattctcagcagacagtatctgctgttaaaacagtactctttgtgtagagaccagggtctggccctggggtcatctctccctggtaccatatagaacagaaacattaactcatgctctggaatgcggtctctttaggttttatcacccaaaagacattgtaaatctcctgtcagtgttttctcccagaggcccatcctcagtagaacacacagacacaatagttataagaaccctctattctgttgcataaaacaaccatttgatgcaataaaagtattataacaatgttgcagttttgctctcacagtgtccactgaaagttgactagtaacaacaactgggacctaaaagacacccaccatgagacccactatatctgcccaagaagaggaaaacaaaagaaaaacccacaccaaacttaaagacaggaagcaaaccaaaatggtggagcaactaaaggtgttgactctccacatgtatcaagacaactggagcactgggccagacactcttaaatagaacctggaccagctcaggtgaaacaccttcccactaacgagatggacaagccagcacaggtgtaacacatactgactaacgaggtgacaccaatcagtgcgtcctacgtgctaacgagctagacgtgctaacgagctagacgtgctaacgagctagacgtgctaacgagctagacgtgctaacgagctagacgtgctaacgagctagacgtgctaacgagctagacgtgctaacgagctagacgtgctaacgagctagacgtgctaaagtccaacctcaaaacataaatggaaaaaccaaagcctgtaacaccttcccccttaaaacaacaaatatatcctatatttttgttggacaagtttgctcaccaccaacagaaaacaacttgctgtcaacaattaaatacaagaaaaaacacgtatttctaaataataatatacaatcatgtaatttttttctccattttctttctatagaatcatAAAATTCACTagttctagaactctcgtcttcctaaaactcactagcttctagaactctcgtccccttggaacgagcccaaacgaaactcaaatcaaattgtattagtcatgtctgatttcaagcgcaaactcctgcaatatctcgataggcatgttgttggatcagggcccagtccccaatgtcatgctcttgtacatttgggttggcacatctgagaacgatccctgatattctaaaagcaggataacaatgtcaatataattgtacccaaaaatggtcaattggttgcataaataattatgattactaaatgttacatgaattgtaaatattaaatatcaaaccaaatgtacacccctttgttaatatgtattggcaataattaacttaagggtgaggcatgaaataataaaacgtatcttttgtcaggctgaatgtttgaaatatgaggtgatttgagtcctgcttcttcagtagtggaataaagacaattagcacttgaacgttgcaaagaaatactggagtgatgtcagattgttaataaaattgattataggtGTATAggctgcgtccatgtgtatttaaaaaaatgtaaaccttcatttaacagtaaccgaaaggttgctggatcgaatccctgagctgacaaggtcaaaatctgttgttctgcacctgaacaaggcagttaacccactgggccgtcattgtaaattagtcagttaggaacaaatccTCATTTACAATGAAGATACCGGACGTATATTAGtcttcttttcaatgacatgttgctaggtgggatagccccaatgtcaaaacacagttttaacgtgtccaaatcaataaccaatatgcagaaacagtttgtgatatattgaaaacctaaacataaaatgggcCATACTATAtaaacaaacatctgccacaataatcatatcacttgtattttttttaaacaagcaccttataaactgcacaagcaccagaaacactgttgttttgacaagtagcaataaatcactgatatcgattaatTGGGAAATCaggaaactaacacaactaaaaaaaaaaacattgaaatggGATATCtttcacctcactggttagaggacaaaaTGTAGAAgccagtcagctacattttggagtgatgcatttaaatgtaggggtcgctaaacaaaggaacacaacacttatttgtcatcactcatcgatatcatgttgaaatcatttATGTtacaggagggagatgaggttgcacgtcttGTTAAAACTAACAACTCAAAacccacatggaatctgggaagaATGTGCACATCACCGGTtactgtagaaaacagctagctacattgtgattccagtgggtcaccaacgtggtaagtttaacacaactctttttttgttagtcactttttgttaaatctcataaatagtaactcttccatttcagagcctggattttccccctgaggctaatatccatatcatgttgaaatcaatagaacaggggacaaacatttagggttctacattgtgacatcattaaaatactcctactacaatgttaaaacattctacattgtgacattatatcaTTGACATAATgcaacaactccttcatgtatgtattttctgatgtttgatcagataacttttatcagagtatctcttcccacattgaacacagcaataaggtttctctcctgtgtgtctccgctggtgtatagtcagatagctagatgtagtaaaactcttcccacattgatcacagctataaggtttctctcctgtgtgtgttctctggtgtactgtcagactgccagacataataaatctcttcccacattgatcacagctaaaaggtttctctcctgtgtgtagttTATGGTGGGATTTCAGggagcttgactgagtaaaactcttcccacattgatcacagctataagatttctctcctgtgtgtgattTCTGGTGCATCTTCAAAGTATGTGATGTTGAAAAGCTTTTTCCACAATCTGAACAGTGGtgaagtttctctcctgtgtgtctccgctggtgtatagtcagatagctagatgtaataaaacttttcccacattgattacaactaaaaggtttctctcctgtgtgttttctcttgtGTACTGTCAGATTGCTAGAATtaataaatctcttcccacattgatcacagataaaaggtttctctcctgtgtgtagttTACAGTGGGATATCAGggagcttgactgagtaaaactcttcccacattgatcacagctataagatttctctcctgtgtgtgttttctggtgcatCTTCAAAATCTGTGAAGTTGAGAATCTTTTTCCACAATCTGAACAGtggaatggtttctctcctgtgtgaactcgctggtgtctagtcagatggctagatgtaataaaactcttcccacattgatcacagctataaggtttctctcctgtgtgtgttctctggtgtacagtcagatctCTAGACGTAATAAAACCTTTcacacattgattacaactaaaagGTTTATCTCctttgtgtgttctctggtgtactgtcagattgCTAGACTTaacaaatctcttcccacattgatcacagctaaaaggtttctctcctgtgtgtagttTACGGTGTGATTTCAGGgcgcttgactgagtaaaactcttcccacattgatcacagctataaggtttctctcctgtgtgtgttctctggtgagaTATCAGGTTGgttgaatgagtaaaactcttcccacattgattacagctataaggcttctctcctgtgtgtactcgctggtgtattttaaggtCTGATGAATATTTGCaacgtttcccacagtcagagcagcaatgagatttcttccctgtgggtctctgctggtgtttcttgaggtgttctgatgtggagagactcttctctaacttgtcagcatcatgatgttgttgaggctccccagaggatccacgatagtcacatctctctcctgtgtgaacgacaaTGTCAGATGGTTAAAGTGCGCACACAATTTTGGTTGCAGAATCACCTCCCTgctagtatatctggtaatgaggtaaccactagttatggatgtagtatatctggtaacgaggaaaccactagttatggatgtagtatatctggtaatgaggaaaccactagttatggatgtagtatatctggtaatgaggaaaccactagtttttgatgtagtatatctggtaatgaggaaaccactagttatggatgtagtatatctggtaatgaggtaacca encodes:
- the LOC115191154 gene encoding zinc finger protein OZF-like, giving the protein MTYRETTTAQQHHDADKLEKSLSTSEHLKKHQQRPTGKKSHCCSDCGKRCKYSSDLKIHQRVHTGEKPYSCNQCGKSFTHSTNLISHQRTHTGEKPYSCDQCGKSFTQSSALKSHRKLHTGEKPFSCDQCGKRFVKSSNLTVHQRTHKGDKPFSCNQCVKGFITSRDLTVHQRTHTGEKPYSCDQCGKSFITSSHLTRHQRVHTGEKPFHCSDCGKRFSTSQILKMHQKTHTGEKSYSCDQCGKSFTQSSSLISHCKLHTGEKPFICDQCGKRFINSSNLTVHKRKHTGEKPFSCNQCGKSFITSSYLTIHQRRHTGEKLHHCSDCGKSFSTSHTLKMHQKSHTGEKSYSCDQCGKSFTQSSSLKSHHKLHTGEKPFSCDQCGKRFIMSGSLTVHKDLNMTAAHMPRQ